The following proteins are encoded in a genomic region of Methanobrevibacter gottschalkii DSM 11977:
- a CDS encoding amino acid ABC transporter substrate-binding protein → MNKKIGFILALVVISLMMCSTVSAGLFDFMGGSDSSNDDNTFVVGFDAEFPPYGYKDDSGNYTGFDLDLAKEVCERNNWTFKAQPIDWDAKDVELDSGSIDCIWNGFTMDGREDNYTWSNPYFDNKQIIVVKSNSGINTPADLKGKIVETQKDSSALAALQGDNKTLADTFGTLTEVADYNTAFMDLESGACDAIAMDIGVAEYDIKNKNATSDYQILKESITSEKYGIGFKQGNTDLKDKVQSTLDDMFKDGTVAKIAQKYGISEDALIQP, encoded by the coding sequence ATGAATAAAAAGATAGGTTTTATTTTAGCTTTAGTAGTTATATCTTTAATGATGTGTTCTACTGTAAGCGCAGGTTTATTTGATTTTATGGGAGGAAGTGATTCATCAAATGATGATAATACTTTCGTTGTTGGTTTTGATGCAGAATTCCCACCATATGGATACAAAGACGATAGTGGAAACTACACTGGTTTCGACTTAGATTTAGCAAAAGAAGTTTGTGAAAGAAACAACTGGACATTCAAAGCCCAGCCAATTGACTGGGATGCTAAAGATGTAGAATTAGATTCTGGTTCTATTGACTGCATCTGGAATGGATTTACTATGGATGGAAGAGAAGACAACTACACTTGGTCTAACCCTTACTTTGACAACAAACAAATAATTGTTGTTAAATCCAACTCCGGAATCAACACTCCGGCTGATTTGAAAGGTAAAATAGTTGAAACACAAAAAGATTCCTCAGCTTTAGCTGCTCTTCAAGGAGATAACAAAACTTTAGCTGATACTTTTGGAACTTTAACTGAAGTTGCTGATTACAATACTGCATTCATGGATTTAGAATCCGGTGCTTGTGATGCAATTGCTATGGATATTGGTGTTGCAGAATACGATATTAAAAATAAAAACGCTACTAGTGATTACCAAATCCTAAAAGAATCCATTACCAGTGAAAAATATGGTATTGGATTCAAACAAGGAAACACTGATTTAAAAGACAAAGTACAATCTACCTTAGACGATATGTTTAAAGATGGTACTGTTGCTAAAATCGCACAAAAGTATGGTATCTCTGAAGATGCTTTAATCCAACCATAA
- a CDS encoding amino acid ABC transporter permease, translating to MILSNVIGQLLGGMVTSVEIFLLTLLFSLPLGLVVAGGRMSKFAPLRWLMKIYISIMRGTPLMLQLIIVFFAPYYVFGMSLSADYRFIAVIIAFTINYAAYFAEIYRGGIEAIPKGQYEAAQVLGYNKFETFFIIVLPQVFKIVLPSITNEVITLVKDTSLSFVIAIPEMFTVAKQIAAADASIAALLVAGIFYYVFNVIVAFVMEHLENRLDYYD from the coding sequence ATGATATTAAGTAACGTGATTGGACAATTGCTCGGAGGTATGGTTACTTCGGTTGAAATATTTTTACTTACATTATTATTCTCTCTTCCTCTCGGTTTAGTTGTAGCCGGAGGAAGAATGAGTAAATTTGCACCATTAAGATGGCTAATGAAGATTTATATTTCAATAATGAGAGGTACACCATTAATGTTACAATTAATTATTGTATTTTTCGCACCGTATTATGTGTTTGGTATGAGTCTATCTGCAGATTATAGATTTATAGCAGTCATTATTGCATTTACAATTAACTATGCTGCGTATTTTGCTGAAATCTATAGAGGTGGAATTGAAGCTATTCCAAAAGGACAATACGAAGCGGCTCAGGTATTAGGATATAATAAATTTGAAACATTTTTCATAATCGTATTACCACAAGTATTTAAAATAGTTCTTCCTTCAATAACTAATGAGGTAATTACTCTTGTAAAGGATACTTCCCTCTCATTTGTTATTGCAATTCCAGAAATGTTTACTGTTGCAAAACAGATTGCAGCTGCAGATGCATCAATTGCTGCATTACTCGTTGCCGGTATATTCTACTATGTATTTAATGTAATAGTTGCATTTGTAATGGAACACTTAGAAAATAGATTAGATTATTATGACTAG
- a CDS encoding amino acid ABC transporter ATP-binding protein has product MSLLEIKNLKKSFGDNVVLKDISLNVDKGEVLSIIGPSGSGKSTLLRCITDLEQEDSGIINFDGAFGLVFQDFNLFPHHSVIKNITNAPLRVQKRDRTEVFNHARHLLKKMGLEDKEDAYPCELSGGQQQRVSIARALAMNPDILFFDEPTSALDPELTGEILAVIKQLAADNMTMVIVTHEMNFARKVSDSIIFMENGVIVEEGSPEEVFTSNNKRMQEFLGKFND; this is encoded by the coding sequence ATGAGTTTACTTGAAATAAAAAACCTTAAAAAAAGCTTTGGAGATAATGTTGTTTTAAAGGATATTTCCCTTAATGTAGACAAAGGTGAGGTATTGTCCATTATTGGTCCATCCGGATCAGGTAAATCAACATTGCTTAGATGCATTACCGATCTTGAACAGGAAGACAGTGGAATTATCAATTTTGATGGCGCATTCGGATTGGTTTTCCAAGATTTTAATTTATTTCCACATCATTCAGTTATTAAAAATATTACGAATGCTCCTCTAAGAGTTCAAAAAAGGGATAGGACTGAAGTTTTCAATCATGCACGTCATTTGCTTAAAAAAATGGGTCTTGAAGATAAGGAAGATGCATATCCTTGTGAATTATCCGGCGGTCAGCAGCAAAGAGTATCAATTGCAAGAGCACTTGCAATGAATCCGGATATCTTATTTTTTGATGAACCAACTTCCGCACTTGATCCTGAGTTGACTGGAGAAATTTTAGCTGTAATAAAACAGTTAGCTGCAGATAATATGACAATGGTCATTGTTACTCATGAGATGAATTTTGCCCGTAAAGTCTCTGATTCAATTATTTTCATGGAAAATGGAGTAATCGTTGAAGAAGGTTCACCTGAAGAAGTATTCACATCCAATAATAAAAGAATGCAAGAATTCCTTGGAAAATTTAATGATTAA